Genomic window (Mycolicibacterium smegmatis):
TGGTGGTGCCGTATGCCGGATCAATGGCGTCCACGACGCCCCCTCAACACAGCGAAATCCATGGGTCGGCTCACCGGTCCTCCTCTGGTGTGTGGGATTGTGTTGCGCTGACGTAGCTTTCGATGATGTCGTCGATGGACTGGTCGACATCGATCGCGACACCGCACTCATCGGGCGCCAGGGGCTCGAGGGTTTTGAACTGTGATTCCAGCAGCGACGCGGGCATGAAATGGCCCGGCCTGCTCGCCTGCCTCCTGCCGATGGTCTCCATCGACCCCTCCAGATGCAGGAACTCGATGTCGGGGCAGTGCTGCCGCAGTTGGTCGCGGTAGGTGCGTTTGAGGGCCGAGCAGCTCATCACGCCGCCGGCGGGATGTTCGGCCAGCCACTTACCGATGGCCTCGAGCCAGGGGTAGCGGTCGTCGTCGTCGAGGGCGTGACCTGCGGACATCTTCTCGATGTTGGCCGGTGGGTGGAAGTCGTCGGCGTCGGCGAAGGGCACGCGCAACCGCTGGGCCAGCGCCGCGCCCACGGTTGATTTCCCGGAGCCGGAGACTCCCATGACGACGATCGGTGTAGCCATATCTCTTCTGCCTGGTCGATGTGGGTGACGTCACATAGCGTGCCTCAATCGTCATACGATTGCAATAGCCGACTTTTAATGAGTAGCTCTTTTCAGCGCTGAAGCGTCTCTGGCATCATCAATTGATGCTCGATCGTCCGATTGCTGGTGAACTCCACGGCAGCCTCGTTGCCGCGCTGGGAACCGGGATCGTCTCGGGCCGTTACCAGCCCGGACATGTGCTCAACCTGGAGGGGATCAGCGCCGAGCACGGCGTGTCCCGCAGCGTTGCGCGTGAGGCGGTGCGTGTCCTGGAGTCCATGGGGATGGTCGAGTCGCGCCGCCGGGTGGGCATCACCGTGCAGGGTCCCGAGAAGTGGAACGTCTTCGACCCGGTGCTGATCCGCTGGCGGCTGCAAGCCGGTGACCGCACGGCGCAACTGGTGTCGCTGTCGGAACTACGACTGGGTTTCGAACCGGCCGCGGCCGCGCTGGCCGCGCGGCGGGCGAGCCCGCACCAGTGCCGCGTCCTGGCAACCGCGGTGTCCGACATGGTGATGCACGGACGCAACGGCGACCTCGCGGCGTATCTGGCGGCAGACAAGCTCTTTCACCAGACCATGCTGGAGGCGAGCGGCAACGAGATGTTCCGGGCGCTCAACGGCGCGGTTGCCGAGGTGCTCGCCGGTCGCACCCATCACGGCCTGATGCCGGAGAAACCGAACATCGACGCGATCGCCCTGCACGACGAGGTCGCCCGCGCCATCAGGATGGGCGAGGCCGATCAGGCCGAGCGGGCCATGCGCGCGATCATCGGCGAGTCGGTCTCGGCCATCGTCGAGGTCGGACCCCCGGGTGCAGGGACCGCCGCGCAGGCATGAGGGGCCCCACGCGCATGCGACGATCGGCATAATCACCCCGAAATCGTCCTCGCTGAGGAAGGGTGGGCCCCATGCGCGAATATCTCAAGTTCTACATCGACGGCCGCTGGGTGGATCCGGCCGAGCCGCGGACCCTCGACGTCGACAACCCGACCACCGAGCAGGTCGCCGGGCGCATCGCGATCGGCGCGGCGGCAGATGTCGACGCCGCGGTCGAAGCGGCCCGCAAGGCGTTCACCACGTGGTCGCAGACCTCCCGCGACGAGCGCCTCGCGGTCCTGGGCGCGATCCTCGACGAGTACCAGAAGCGCGCGTCCGACCTCGCCGACGCGGTCAGTGAAGAGATGGGTGCGCCGGCATCGCTGGCCGCGGGTCCGCAGGTCAGGATGGGCCTGGGGCACCTCACCACGTCGATCGAGGCGCTCAAGAAGTTCCAGTTCGAGGAGCAGTACGGCAGCACCCTGGTGGTCAAGGAGCCGATCGGTGTCTGCGGTCTCATCACGCCGTGGAACTGGCCCATCAACCAGATCGCGTGCAAGGTGTTCCCCGCGTTGGCCACCGGCTGCACCATGGTGCTCAAGCCGTCCGAGGTGGCCCCGTTCTCGGCGCAGATCTTCACCGAGATCGTCGACGCCGCAGGCGTTCCCGCCGGCGTGTACAACCTCGTGTACGGCGACGGTCCCGGCGTGGGCTCCGAGCTGTCGAGCCACCCCGACATCGACATGGTGTCGTTCACCGGGTCCACCCGCGCGGGCATCGACGTGGCGAGGAACGCCGCGCCCACCGTCAAGCGCGTGACGCAGGAATTGGGCGGAAAGAGCCCCAACATCGTGCTGGACGACGCCGACTTCGCCAAGAGCGTGGCGGCAGGCGTATCGGCGATGATGACGAACAGCGGGCAGAGCTGCAACGCTCCTTCGCGCATGCTGGTGCCGAATTCCCGTATGGACGAGGCGATCACGATCGCTCGCGGGACCGTCGCAGCGGTGAAGGTCGGCGATCCGTCCGACAAGAAAGCGATCGGTCCGGTCGCGTCGAAGGCCCAGTTCGACAAGATCCAGGGGCTCATCCAGAGGGGCATCGACGAGGGCGCGACGCTCGTCGTCGGCGGCACCGGGCGCCCCGACGGCCTCGACACGGGCTACTACGTCAAGCCGACGGTGTT
Coding sequences:
- a CDS encoding FadR/GntR family transcriptional regulator encodes the protein MLDRPIAGELHGSLVAALGTGIVSGRYQPGHVLNLEGISAEHGVSRSVAREAVRVLESMGMVESRRRVGITVQGPEKWNVFDPVLIRWRLQAGDRTAQLVSLSELRLGFEPAAAALAARRASPHQCRVLATAVSDMVMHGRNGDLAAYLAADKLFHQTMLEASGNEMFRALNGAVAEVLAGRTHHGLMPEKPNIDAIALHDEVARAIRMGEADQAERAMRAIIGESVSAIVEVGPPGAGTAAQA
- a CDS encoding gluconokinase, which translates into the protein MATPIVVMGVSGSGKSTVGAALAQRLRVPFADADDFHPPANIEKMSAGHALDDDDRYPWLEAIGKWLAEHPAGGVMSCSALKRTYRDQLRQHCPDIEFLHLEGSMETIGRRQASRPGHFMPASLLESQFKTLEPLAPDECGVAIDVDQSIDDIIESYVSATQSHTPEEDR
- a CDS encoding aldehyde dehydrogenase family protein, with the protein product MREYLKFYIDGRWVDPAEPRTLDVDNPTTEQVAGRIAIGAAADVDAAVEAARKAFTTWSQTSRDERLAVLGAILDEYQKRASDLADAVSEEMGAPASLAAGPQVRMGLGHLTTSIEALKKFQFEEQYGSTLVVKEPIGVCGLITPWNWPINQIACKVFPALATGCTMVLKPSEVAPFSAQIFTEIVDAAGVPAGVYNLVYGDGPGVGSELSSHPDIDMVSFTGSTRAGIDVARNAAPTVKRVTQELGGKSPNIVLDDADFAKSVAAGVSAMMTNSGQSCNAPSRMLVPNSRMDEAITIARGTVAAVKVGDPSDKKAIGPVASKAQFDKIQGLIQRGIDEGATLVVGGTGRPDGLDTGYYVKPTVFADVTNDMTIAREEIFGPVLCILGYEDLDQAVEIANDTEYGLAGYVSGADLETARAVARRIRAGSVAINHGFDLSAPFGGYKRSGNGREWGHFGFDEYLETKAAMGYAPPQ